One region of Enterobacter ludwigii genomic DNA includes:
- the deoB gene encoding phosphopentomutase, with the protein MKRAFIMVLDSFGIGATEDAERFGDVGSDTMGHIAEACAKGEADKGRKGPLTLPNLTRLGLVKAHEGSTGKIAAGMDGNAEVVGAYAWAHELSSGKDTPSGHWEIAGVPVLFDWGYFSDHQNSFPQELLDKLVKRANLPGYLGNCHSSGTVILDELGEEHMKTGKPIFYTSADSVFQIACHEETYGLDKLYELCEIAREELTEGGYNIGRVIARPFIGDKAGNFQRTGNRHDLAVEPPAPTVLQKLVEEKDGHVVSVGKIADIYANCGITKKVKATGLDALFDATIKEMKEAGDKTIVFTNFVDFDSSWGHRRDVAGYAAGLELFDRRLPELMELVGEDDILILTADHGCDPTWTGTDHTREHIPVLVYGPKVKPGSLGHRESFADIGQTLAKYFGTSDMEYGKAMF; encoded by the coding sequence ATGAAACGTGCATTTATTATGGTGCTGGACTCATTCGGCATCGGCGCAACCGAAGATGCAGAACGTTTTGGTGACGTGGGTTCCGATACCATGGGTCACATCGCGGAAGCCTGTGCCAAAGGCGAAGCGGATAAAGGTCGTAAAGGCCCTCTGACTCTACCCAACCTGACCCGCCTGGGTCTGGTGAAAGCGCATGAAGGTTCTACCGGTAAAATTGCAGCAGGTATGGACGGCAACGCGGAAGTGGTGGGTGCCTACGCATGGGCTCACGAGCTTTCTTCCGGTAAAGACACCCCGTCTGGACACTGGGAAATCGCCGGTGTGCCGGTTCTGTTCGACTGGGGCTACTTCTCCGATCATCAGAACAGCTTCCCGCAGGAACTGCTGGACAAGCTGGTTAAGCGTGCAAACCTGCCGGGCTACCTCGGTAACTGCCACTCTTCCGGTACCGTGATCCTGGATGAGCTCGGTGAAGAGCACATGAAAACCGGCAAACCGATTTTCTATACCTCTGCTGACTCCGTGTTCCAGATTGCCTGTCACGAAGAAACCTACGGCCTGGATAAACTTTACGAACTGTGCGAAATCGCTCGTGAAGAGTTGACCGAAGGCGGATACAACATTGGTCGCGTTATCGCACGTCCGTTTATCGGCGACAAAGCGGGTAACTTCCAGCGTACCGGTAACCGTCACGATCTGGCCGTTGAGCCACCGGCACCAACCGTGCTGCAGAAGCTGGTTGAAGAGAAAGACGGTCACGTGGTGTCCGTGGGTAAAATTGCGGATATCTACGCCAACTGCGGCATCACCAAGAAAGTGAAAGCCACCGGTCTGGACGCGCTGTTTGATGCCACCATCAAAGAGATGAAAGAGGCGGGTGACAAGACCATTGTTTTCACCAACTTCGTCGACTTCGACTCTTCCTGGGGCCACCGTCGTGATGTTGCCGGTTATGCAGCGGGCCTGGAGTTGTTCGACCGCCGTCTGCCGGAGCTGATGGAACTGGTGGGTGAAGATGACATTCTGATCCTGACGGCGGACCACGGCTGTGACCCAACCTGGACCGGTACCGATCACACCCGTGAGCACATTCCTGTGCTGGTGTACGGCCCGAAAGTGAAACCAGGCTCCCTTGGTCACCGTGAAAGCTTCGCGGATATCGGCCAGACCCTGGCGAAATACTTTGGTACGTCCGACATGGAATATGGCAAGGCCATGTTCTGA
- the deoD gene encoding purine-nucleoside phosphorylase: MATPHINAEMGDFADVVLMPGDPLRAKHIAETFLEDVREVNNVRGMLGFTGTYKGRKISVMGHGMGIPSCSIYTKELITDFGVKKIIRVGSCGAVRMDVQLRDVVIGMGACTDSKVNRMRFKDHDFAAIADFGMVRNAVDAAKALGVDARVGNLFSADLFYAPDGGEMFDVMEKYGILGVEMEAAGIYGVAAEFGAKALTICTVSDHIRTHEQTTAAERQTTFNDMIKIALESVLLGDKE; this comes from the coding sequence ATGGCAACTCCTCACATTAACGCAGAAATGGGTGATTTCGCTGACGTCGTATTGATGCCGGGTGACCCGCTGCGCGCGAAGCACATTGCAGAAACTTTCCTCGAAGACGTGCGTGAAGTGAACAACGTTCGCGGCATGCTGGGCTTCACCGGGACTTACAAAGGCCGCAAAATCTCCGTTATGGGCCACGGTATGGGTATCCCATCCTGCTCCATCTACACCAAAGAGCTGATCACCGATTTCGGCGTGAAGAAAATCATCCGTGTGGGCTCCTGCGGCGCTGTGCGCATGGACGTTCAACTGCGTGATGTGGTCATTGGTATGGGTGCCTGCACCGATTCCAAAGTCAACCGCATGCGTTTCAAAGATCATGACTTTGCTGCGATTGCAGACTTTGGCATGGTGCGTAACGCCGTTGACGCAGCAAAAGCGCTGGGCGTTGACGCTCGCGTAGGTAACCTCTTCTCTGCTGACCTGTTCTATGCGCCAGACGGCGGCGAGATGTTCGACGTGATGGAAAAATACGGCATCCTGGGCGTGGAAATGGAAGCTGCGGGCATCTACGGTGTGGCGGCTGAGTTTGGTGCGAAAGCGCTGACCATCTGCACCGTGTCTGACCACATCCGTACCCACGAGCAGACCACCGCTGCCGAGCGTCAGACCACCTTCAACGACATGATCAAAATCGCGCTGGAATCCGTTCTGCTGGGCGATAAAGAGTAA
- the lplA gene encoding lipoate--protein ligase LplA, giving the protein MTTLRLLISDSYDPWFNLAVEECIFRQMPATQRVLFLWRNADTVVIGRAQNPWKECNTRRMEEDNVRLARRSSGGGAVFHDLGNTCFTFMAGKPEYDKTISTSIVLNALNALGVTAEASGRNDLVVKTVEGDRKVSGSAYRETMDRGFHHGTLLLNADLSRLANYLNPDKKKLQAKGITSVRGRVANLVELLPGITHEQICDAIRDAFFEHYGERVEAEVISPDKTPDLPNFAETFARQSSWEWNFGQAPAFSHLLDERFTWGGVELHFDVEKGHITRTQVFTDSLNPAPLEALAARVQGCLYRADMLQQECEVLIEDFPEQKNELRELSAWIAQAVR; this is encoded by the coding sequence ATGACGACTTTACGCCTGCTTATCTCTGACTCTTACGATCCCTGGTTTAATCTCGCGGTAGAAGAGTGCATCTTCCGCCAGATGCCCGCCACCCAACGTGTACTATTTCTCTGGCGCAACGCGGATACGGTGGTCATCGGTCGTGCGCAAAACCCGTGGAAAGAGTGCAATACGCGGCGTATGGAAGAGGACAACGTCCGCCTGGCGCGCAGAAGCAGCGGCGGCGGCGCGGTGTTTCACGATCTGGGCAATACCTGCTTTACCTTTATGGCGGGCAAACCGGAGTACGACAAAACCATCTCAACATCCATCGTCCTGAACGCCCTCAATGCGCTCGGCGTGACGGCAGAGGCCTCCGGGCGTAACGACCTGGTGGTGAAAACCGTTGAAGGCGACCGGAAAGTCTCGGGTTCGGCTTACCGCGAAACGATGGATCGCGGGTTCCACCACGGTACCCTTCTTCTGAACGCCGATCTCAGCCGTCTGGCGAACTATCTGAATCCCGATAAGAAAAAGCTGCAGGCCAAAGGGATTACCTCCGTTCGCGGACGCGTGGCAAATCTGGTGGAACTGCTGCCGGGGATTACTCACGAGCAGATTTGCGATGCGATCCGTGACGCTTTCTTTGAACATTACGGCGAGCGCGTGGAAGCAGAAGTGATCTCCCCAGACAAAACCCCGGATCTGCCCAACTTTGCCGAGACGTTTGCCCGTCAGAGCAGTTGGGAGTGGAACTTCGGTCAGGCTCCTGCATTTTCTCACCTGCTGGATGAGCGTTTTACCTGGGGCGGCGTGGAGCTGCATTTTGACGTGGAGAAAGGCCATATCACCCGCACGCAGGTGTTTACCGATAGCCTGAATCCGGCACCGCTGGAAGCACTTGCGGCACGTGTACAGGGCTGTTTGTATCGGGCGGATATGCTGCAACAGGAATGCGAGGTGTTGATCGAGGATTTCCCGGAGCAGAAAAATGAGCTGCGGGAGCTGTCAGCGTGGATTGCACAGGCCGTGCGCTAG
- a CDS encoding YtjB family periplasmic protein — MARAKLKFRLHRAVIVLFCLALLVVLMQGASWFSQNHQRQRNPQFEELARTLARQVTLNVAPYMRTETPDDKRIGQVLRQLTENSRILDAGVYDEQGDLIARAGEHVDVRDRLALDGKKAGGYFNQQIVEPVQGKNGPLGYLRMTLDTHTLPTEAKQVDNTTNILRLMLLLSLAIGVVLARTLLQGKRTRWQQSPFLLTASKSIPEEEESEKKD; from the coding sequence ATGGCTCGCGCAAAACTGAAATTCCGGCTTCATCGCGCCGTGATTGTCCTTTTCTGTCTCGCACTCCTCGTGGTGCTGATGCAGGGGGCGTCGTGGTTTAGCCAGAATCATCAACGGCAACGTAACCCACAGTTTGAAGAGCTGGCCCGCACGCTGGCGCGTCAGGTGACACTCAACGTCGCACCCTATATGCGTACCGAGACGCCGGACGATAAACGAATCGGTCAGGTCTTACGTCAACTCACTGAAAACAGTCGTATTCTGGATGCGGGCGTTTATGACGAGCAAGGTGACCTGATTGCCCGCGCCGGCGAACATGTCGACGTGCGCGACAGGCTGGCGCTGGACGGCAAAAAAGCCGGAGGCTATTTCAACCAGCAGATTGTCGAACCTGTCCAGGGTAAAAATGGCCCACTGGGGTATCTACGTATGACGCTCGACACTCACACCCTGCCAACCGAAGCTAAACAGGTGGATAACACCACCAATATTCTCCGCCTGATGCTGCTGCTCTCTCTGGCAATTGGCGTCGTGCTGGCGCGCACGCTGCTTCAGGGCAAACGCACCCGCTGGCAACAGTCGCCGTTCCTGCTGACCGCAAGCAAGTCTATCCCCGAAGAGGAAGAGAGCGAGAAGAAAGATTAA
- the serB gene encoding phosphoserine phosphatase: MPNITWCDLPTDVSLWPGLPLSLSGDEVMPLDYHAGRSGWLLYGRGLDKQRLTQYQTKLGAAMVIVAAWCVEDYQVIRLAGSLTQRATRLAHDAGLDVAPLGKIPHLKTPGLLVMDMDSTAIQIECIDEIAKLAGSGDLVAEVTERAMRGELDFTASLRQRVATLKGADANILRQVRDVLPLMPGLTQLVLKLQSLGWKVAIASGGFTFFADYLREKLHLTTVVANELEIMDGKLTGQVIGDIVDAQYKANTLTRLAEKYEIPHVQTVAIGDGANDLPMIKAAGLGIAYHAKPKVNEKTEVTIRHADLMGVFCILSGSLNQK; this comes from the coding sequence ATGCCGAACATTACCTGGTGTGACCTGCCAACGGATGTCTCTTTATGGCCAGGATTGCCGCTCTCTCTTAGTGGCGATGAGGTGATGCCTCTGGATTACCACGCTGGCCGTAGCGGCTGGCTGCTGTACGGACGCGGCCTGGATAAGCAACGCCTTACCCAATATCAAACCAAACTGGGTGCCGCGATGGTCATTGTCGCCGCCTGGTGTGTCGAGGATTATCAGGTCATTCGTCTGGCAGGCTCCCTGACGCAACGTGCGACACGCCTGGCGCATGACGCCGGGCTGGACGTTGCCCCGCTGGGTAAAATTCCTCACCTGAAAACGCCGGGCCTGCTGGTGATGGATATGGACTCTACCGCCATTCAGATCGAGTGTATTGACGAGATTGCGAAACTGGCAGGCAGCGGCGATCTGGTGGCAGAAGTCACCGAGCGTGCGATGCGCGGAGAACTGGACTTCACCGCCAGCCTGAGACAGCGCGTGGCGACCCTGAAAGGGGCCGATGCCAACATTCTGCGTCAGGTACGCGACGTGCTGCCGCTGATGCCAGGGCTGACGCAGCTGGTACTGAAGCTGCAGTCGTTAGGCTGGAAAGTCGCGATCGCCTCCGGTGGCTTCACCTTCTTCGCGGATTATTTGCGGGAAAAACTGCATCTGACCACCGTTGTGGCCAACGAGCTGGAGATCATGGATGGCAAGCTGACCGGCCAGGTGATCGGCGATATCGTGGACGCGCAGTACAAAGCTAACACCCTTACCCGTCTGGCGGAAAAATATGAAATTCCGCACGTCCAGACTGTCGCCATCGGCGATGGCGCGAACGATCTGCCGATGATCAAAGCAGCCGGGCTTGGCATTGCCTATCATGCTAAGCCGAAAGTGAACGAAAAGACGGAAGTTACTATCCGTCATGCTGACCTGATGGGGGTGTTCTGCATTCTCTCTGGCAGCCTTAATCAGAAATAA
- the radA gene encoding DNA repair protein RadA, whose amino-acid sequence MAKAPKRAFVCNECGADYPRWQGQCSACHAWNTITEVRGVAASPSVARNERLSGYAGNAGVAKVQKLSDISLEELPRFSTGFKEFDRVLGGGVVPGSAILIGGNPGAGKSTLLLQTLCKLAEQMKTLYVTGEESLQQVAMRAHRLGLPTGNLNMLSETSIEQICMIAEEEQPKLMVIDSIQVMHMADIQSSPGSVAQVRETAAYLTRFAKTRGVAIVMVGHVTKDGSLAGPKVLEHCIDCSVMLDGDADSRFRTLRSHKNRFGAVNELGVFAMTEQGLREVSNPSAIFLSRGDEITSGSSVMVLWEGTRPLLVEIQALVDVSMMGNPRRVAVGLEQNRLAILLAVLHRHGGLQMADQDVFVNVVGGVKVTETSADLALLLAMVSSLRDRPLPQDLVVFGEVGLAGEIRPVPSGQERISEAAKHGFRRAIVPAANVPKKIPEGMQVFGVKKLADALNVFDDL is encoded by the coding sequence GTGGCGAAAGCTCCAAAACGCGCATTTGTCTGTAATGAATGTGGTGCGGATTATCCGCGCTGGCAGGGGCAATGCAGCGCCTGTCATGCCTGGAACACCATCACCGAAGTGCGTGGTGTGGCGGCTTCGCCGAGCGTGGCGCGCAACGAGCGCCTGAGCGGTTACGCCGGTAACGCGGGCGTGGCGAAGGTGCAAAAGCTCTCGGATATCAGCCTCGAAGAGCTGCCGCGCTTCTCCACCGGGTTCAAAGAGTTTGACCGCGTGCTCGGCGGCGGCGTGGTGCCGGGCAGCGCCATCCTGATCGGCGGTAACCCGGGCGCGGGTAAATCAACCCTGCTGCTGCAAACGCTCTGTAAGCTCGCCGAGCAGATGAAAACCCTGTACGTCACGGGGGAAGAGTCCCTGCAGCAGGTAGCAATGCGCGCGCACCGCCTTGGCCTGCCAACCGGCAATCTGAACATGCTCTCCGAAACCAGCATCGAGCAGATCTGCATGATTGCCGAAGAAGAGCAGCCGAAGCTGATGGTTATCGACTCCATCCAGGTGATGCACATGGCGGACATTCAGTCCTCGCCAGGCAGCGTGGCGCAGGTGCGTGAAACCGCGGCCTATCTGACGCGCTTTGCTAAAACGCGCGGCGTGGCGATTGTGATGGTCGGCCACGTCACCAAAGACGGCTCGCTGGCGGGGCCGAAGGTGCTCGAACACTGTATCGACTGCTCCGTGATGCTCGACGGCGACGCAGATTCCCGCTTCCGTACCCTGCGTAGCCATAAAAACCGCTTCGGGGCGGTGAACGAACTGGGCGTATTTGCCATGACCGAGCAGGGGCTACGCGAAGTTAGCAACCCGTCGGCCATCTTCCTGAGTCGCGGCGATGAAATAACCTCCGGCAGCTCGGTGATGGTGCTGTGGGAAGGGACGCGCCCGCTGCTCGTTGAAATTCAGGCGCTGGTGGACGTGTCGATGATGGGCAACCCACGGCGCGTGGCGGTCGGTCTGGAACAGAACCGCCTGGCGATCCTGCTGGCGGTGCTGCACCGTCACGGCGGGCTGCAGATGGCGGATCAGGACGTCTTCGTTAACGTGGTGGGCGGCGTTAAAGTCACTGAGACCAGTGCAGACCTCGCATTGCTGCTGGCGATGGTCTCCAGCCTGCGAGACAGGCCGCTGCCGCAGGATCTGGTGGTATTTGGTGAGGTCGGTCTGGCTGGAGAGATCCGTCCGGTGCCAAGCGGCCAGGAGCGTATCTCCGAGGCGGCAAAACACGGCTTCCGCCGGGCGATTGTACCCGCCGCTAACGTGCCGAAAAAAATCCCGGAAGGGATGCAGGTTTTTGGCGTTAAGAAACTCGCAGATGCGTTAAATGTCTTTGACGACTTATAA
- the nadR gene encoding multifunctional transcriptional regulator/nicotinamide-nucleotide adenylyltransferase/ribosylnicotinamide kinase NadR, with protein sequence MSSFDYIKTAIRQKGCTLQQVADASGMTKGYLSQLLNAKIKSPSAQKLEALHRFLGLEFPRMQKNIGVVFGKFYPLHTGHIYLIQRACSQVDELHIIMGYDETRDRQLFEDSAMSQQPTVPDRLRWLLQTFKYQKNIRIHAFNEEGMEPYPHGWDVWSNGVKAFMEDKGIAPNWIYTSEESDAPQFREHLGIETVLIDPKRTFMNISGAQIRENPFRYWDYIPTEVKPFFVRTVAILGGESSGKSTLVNKLANIFNTTSAWEYGRDYVFSHLGGDEMALQYSDYDKIALGHAQYIDFAVKYANKVAFIDTDFVTTQAFCKKYEGREHPFVQALIDEYRFDLVILLENNTPWVADGMRSLGSSVDRREFQTMLVDMLNENNVEFVHVEESDYDSRFLRCVELVKEMMGEQG encoded by the coding sequence ATGTCATCATTTGACTACATTAAGACCGCAATCCGCCAGAAGGGCTGCACGTTACAGCAGGTGGCGGACGCCAGCGGAATGACCAAAGGCTACCTGAGCCAACTGCTGAACGCCAAAATCAAAAGTCCCAGCGCGCAAAAGCTTGAGGCGTTACATCGCTTTCTGGGGCTTGAATTCCCGCGTATGCAAAAGAATATCGGCGTGGTATTCGGCAAGTTTTACCCGCTGCATACCGGGCACATCTATCTGATTCAGCGCGCCTGTAGCCAGGTGGATGAGCTGCACATCATCATGGGGTATGACGAAACCCGCGATCGCCAACTGTTTGAAGACAGCGCCATGTCGCAGCAGCCAACCGTGCCGGACCGTCTGCGCTGGCTGCTCCAGACCTTCAAGTATCAGAAAAATATCCGCATCCATGCCTTTAATGAAGAAGGCATGGAGCCGTATCCACACGGCTGGGACGTGTGGAGCAACGGCGTCAAAGCGTTCATGGAAGATAAGGGTATTGCGCCTAACTGGATCTACACCTCTGAAGAGTCAGACGCGCCGCAGTTCCGCGAGCATCTGGGTATTGAAACGGTGCTGATTGATCCGAAACGAACGTTTATGAACATCAGTGGGGCGCAAATCCGCGAAAACCCGTTCCGCTACTGGGATTACATCCCAACTGAAGTGAAACCGTTCTTTGTGCGTACCGTCGCCATTCTGGGCGGTGAGTCGAGCGGGAAATCAACGCTGGTCAACAAGCTGGCGAATATCTTCAATACCACCAGCGCGTGGGAGTACGGGCGTGACTATGTCTTTTCCCATCTGGGCGGCGACGAGATGGCGCTGCAGTATTCCGACTACGACAAAATAGCGCTCGGTCATGCCCAGTACATTGATTTCGCGGTGAAATATGCCAATAAAGTGGCATTCATTGATACTGATTTCGTCACCACCCAGGCGTTTTGTAAAAAGTACGAAGGGCGCGAGCACCCGTTCGTGCAGGCGCTGATCGATGAATACCGCTTTGACCTGGTGATCCTGCTGGAAAACAACACCCCGTGGGTGGCCGACGGGATGCGCAGCCTCGGCAGCTCCGTGGACAGGCGGGAATTCCAGACCATGCTGGTGGATATGCTCAATGAGAACAACGTTGAGTTTGTGCATGTTGAAGAGTCAGACTACGACTCCCGTTTCCTGCGCTGCGTCGAGCTGGTGAAGGAGATGATGGGGGAGCAGGGGTAA
- a CDS encoding zinc-binding alcohol dehydrogenase family protein, translating into MSVKAIAVDPSNPSAFIEIAQPMPQPGEHDLLVEVKAVSINPVDTKVHASIARNGLQEPRILGWDASGIVKSVGAGVSGFKPGDAVWYAGDITRPGSNTTHQLIDARIVGHKPASLGWAAAAALPLTALTAWEGLFERLNIQNADADKTLLIIGGAGGVGSLAIPFAKHNSKVKIIATASREDSAQWCRDRGADVVVNYRDLKGELAKQGITFVDYIFILNDTDGHWDAVSELIAPQGHICSIVENAHPLNQDKLKSKSAALHWEFMYTRSMYQTADMARQGEILNEVAKLVDNGVVESSLSETLHGLSVESITEAHRKVLDGHMRGKVVVEF; encoded by the coding sequence ATGTCCGTTAAAGCCATTGCCGTTGACCCATCGAACCCTTCAGCCTTTATTGAGATTGCTCAACCGATGCCGCAACCCGGCGAGCACGACCTGCTGGTCGAGGTGAAGGCCGTTTCCATCAACCCGGTCGATACCAAAGTGCATGCCAGTATTGCCAGAAACGGTCTGCAGGAGCCGCGTATTCTCGGCTGGGATGCCAGCGGTATCGTTAAATCCGTTGGCGCTGGCGTTAGCGGATTTAAACCGGGCGATGCGGTGTGGTATGCAGGGGATATCACCCGCCCTGGCAGTAACACTACCCACCAGCTGATCGATGCGCGTATCGTCGGGCACAAACCAGCCAGCCTCGGTTGGGCCGCCGCAGCCGCATTGCCACTAACCGCCCTGACAGCCTGGGAAGGATTATTCGAGCGGCTGAACATTCAGAATGCCGACGCGGATAAAACGCTGTTGATTATCGGCGGTGCGGGTGGCGTAGGATCGCTGGCGATCCCGTTTGCGAAGCACAACAGCAAGGTGAAGATCATCGCGACGGCGTCAAGAGAGGATTCTGCCCAGTGGTGCCGCGATCGCGGTGCTGATGTGGTGGTGAACTACCGCGACCTGAAAGGTGAGCTGGCAAAACAGGGGATCACCTTTGTGGATTACATTTTCATTCTCAACGACACCGATGGCCACTGGGATGCGGTCAGTGAGCTGATTGCACCACAGGGGCATATCTGCTCCATCGTTGAGAACGCGCATCCGCTGAACCAGGATAAGCTGAAATCAAAATCTGCCGCCCTGCACTGGGAATTTATGTACACCCGCAGCATGTACCAGACTGCCGATATGGCACGTCAGGGGGAGATCCTCAATGAGGTGGCGAAACTGGTAGATAACGGTGTGGTAGAGAGTTCGCTGAGTGAGACACTGCACGGGCTGAGCGTGGAAAGCATTACCGAGGCGCACCGTAAAGTGCTGGACGGGCATATGCGCGGGAAAGTGGTGGTTGAGTTCTGA
- a CDS encoding LysR family transcriptional regulator, with product MFKQLQDMALFALVAEMGSFTAAAQKAELPKSSVSQRISQLEQQVGIRLLNRTTRRLNLTFAGEHYLVHCREMLAASERAEYAIQRLRENPSGRLRITCPAGIGATLLAHMNAEFQLNFPDVSLDVSISDDVVDLVESGFDVALRTGKPQDSSLIGRMIGHCPRYMLASPEYLARREPLTHPRQLVEHRCITHKAWSEWLLRSESEDYRYLPDNAHMTDNLVYARECAIAGAGITLLPAFLLEDKVEKGALVKVLPEWNVEGNDLWLAYPSRKLNSPALMSYIEFAMQFDEVKRYYVGG from the coding sequence ATGTTTAAACAGCTGCAGGATATGGCGCTGTTTGCGCTGGTGGCAGAGATGGGAAGTTTTACCGCTGCGGCGCAGAAGGCCGAACTGCCGAAATCCAGCGTCAGCCAGCGCATTAGCCAGCTTGAGCAGCAGGTGGGGATCCGTCTGCTTAACCGTACCACGCGCAGGCTGAACCTGACGTTTGCGGGCGAGCACTATCTGGTACACTGCCGCGAGATGCTGGCAGCCAGCGAGCGTGCAGAGTACGCCATTCAGCGGCTGCGCGAAAACCCGAGTGGTCGGCTAAGGATCACCTGCCCGGCAGGGATTGGCGCGACGCTGCTGGCGCATATGAACGCCGAGTTCCAGTTGAACTTTCCTGACGTGTCGCTGGATGTGTCGATCTCTGATGACGTGGTGGATCTGGTCGAGTCTGGCTTTGACGTGGCGTTGCGTACTGGCAAGCCGCAGGACTCCTCCCTGATAGGCCGGATGATTGGCCACTGCCCGCGCTATATGCTGGCCTCGCCCGAATATCTTGCACGTCGGGAGCCGCTGACGCATCCCCGCCAACTGGTGGAGCACCGCTGCATTACGCACAAAGCCTGGTCTGAGTGGTTGCTACGCAGCGAGAGTGAGGATTACCGCTATCTGCCGGATAACGCCCATATGACGGATAACCTGGTATACGCACGTGAGTGCGCCATTGCCGGTGCCGGGATTACGCTCTTACCCGCATTTCTGCTGGAAGATAAGGTGGAGAAGGGGGCGTTGGTAAAAGTGCTGCCAGAGTGGAATGTCGAGGGGAATGACCTGTGGCTGGCCTATCCAAGCCGGAAGCTGAATTCGCCTGCGCTGATGAGCTATATCGAGTTTGCGATGCAGTTCGATGAGGTGAAGCGGTATTACGTGGGCGGGTGA